A single region of the Streptomyces sp. ITFR-16 genome encodes:
- a CDS encoding penicillin-binding protein 2, producing the protein MPSQEPPRRRVPGPARPRNAAGRAPRPAARPAPRRRPSSAVPRGRTARGRRPARTLRLGSPRPRLRLVSLALTLVMIAFVVRLLQVQAVDASAYAAKAEKNRYLSYTVAAERGEITDRSGIALATSVDAYDITADPKMFTPADSKAPDAPQQAAALLAPILGADAAELTKKLSKPKSRYAVLARRQTPQVWKQIKDLKSVFAEKAAKDKAAGGPGANVLAGVFQESTTKRVYPNGGLAAGILGYVNAEGKGAGGLESKLDKELAGEDGTIKYAQSGGRRVPTAGTKEVPAVAGSDVELTIDRDIQWAAQKAISEQVKKSKADRGYVIVQNTRTGEVLAMANAPGFDPNDLSQADAAALGNAALQDVYEPGSTSKVMSMAAVLEEGVATPGTHVTVPNRLHRGDRLFKDDVDHRTWNLTLNGVLAKSSNIGTILATGQLGKTQAQANKVLYSYLRKFGIGSPTGLGYPGETPGILAKPQDWSTSQQFTIPFGQGLSLNAMQAASIYSTIANGGVRIQPTLVRGTKGADGRFTPAEAPEQTRVVSEKTAKTLATMLESVVGDEEGTGTKAKIPGYRVAGKTGTANRVDPVRGGYHGYTASFAGFAPADNPQITVYCAIQNPVKGNYFGGQICGPIYKQVMEFALKTLQTPPSGSEPARLPVFSKPDE; encoded by the coding sequence GTGCCCTCCCAGGAACCACCGCGCCGCCGGGTACCCGGCCCCGCCCGTCCCCGTAACGCGGCGGGCCGCGCCCCACGCCCCGCGGCCCGTCCGGCGCCCCGCCGGCGGCCGTCGTCCGCCGTGCCGCGCGGCCGGACCGCGCGCGGGCGCCGCCCCGCCCGGACGCTGCGCCTCGGCAGCCCGCGCCCCCGGCTGCGGCTGGTCAGCCTCGCCCTGACGCTCGTCATGATCGCGTTCGTCGTCCGGCTCCTCCAGGTCCAGGCCGTCGACGCCAGCGCGTACGCGGCCAAGGCCGAGAAGAACCGCTATCTCAGCTACACGGTCGCCGCCGAACGCGGCGAGATCACCGACCGCAGCGGCATCGCGCTGGCCACCAGCGTCGACGCGTACGACATCACCGCCGACCCCAAGATGTTCACCCCGGCGGACAGCAAGGCGCCCGACGCCCCCCAGCAGGCCGCCGCCCTGCTCGCACCCATCCTCGGGGCCGACGCGGCGGAGCTCACGAAGAAGCTGTCGAAGCCGAAGAGCCGGTACGCCGTGCTGGCCCGCCGGCAGACCCCGCAGGTCTGGAAGCAGATCAAGGACCTCAAGTCCGTCTTCGCCGAGAAGGCCGCGAAGGACAAGGCGGCCGGCGGCCCCGGGGCCAATGTGCTGGCCGGGGTCTTCCAGGAGTCGACCACCAAGCGCGTCTACCCCAACGGCGGGCTCGCCGCCGGGATACTGGGTTACGTCAACGCCGAGGGCAAGGGCGCCGGCGGCCTTGAGTCCAAGCTCGACAAGGAGCTGGCGGGCGAGGACGGCACGATCAAGTACGCCCAGTCCGGCGGCCGGCGGGTGCCCACCGCAGGCACCAAGGAGGTCCCCGCGGTCGCGGGCTCCGACGTCGAGCTGACCATCGACCGCGACATCCAGTGGGCGGCCCAGAAGGCCATCTCCGAGCAGGTGAAGAAGTCCAAGGCCGACCGGGGTTACGTGATCGTCCAGAACACCCGGACCGGTGAGGTGCTCGCCATGGCCAACGCCCCGGGCTTCGACCCCAACGACCTCTCCCAGGCCGACGCCGCGGCCCTGGGCAACGCGGCCCTCCAGGACGTGTACGAGCCCGGCTCCACCAGCAAGGTCATGTCCATGGCCGCCGTGCTGGAGGAGGGCGTCGCCACCCCCGGTACGCACGTCACGGTCCCCAACCGGCTGCACCGAGGCGACCGGCTCTTCAAGGACGACGTCGACCACCGCACCTGGAACCTGACGCTCAACGGCGTACTCGCCAAGTCCAGCAACATCGGCACCATCCTGGCCACCGGACAGCTGGGGAAGACCCAGGCCCAGGCCAACAAGGTGCTTTACTCCTATTTGCGGAAGTTCGGCATCGGCTCGCCGACCGGGCTCGGCTACCCGGGAGAGACCCCCGGCATCCTCGCCAAGCCCCAGGACTGGTCCACCTCGCAGCAGTTCACGATCCCCTTCGGCCAGGGCCTCTCCCTCAACGCGATGCAGGCCGCCTCGATCTACTCGACGATCGCCAACGGGGGAGTCCGCATCCAGCCGACCCTCGTGCGCGGCACCAAGGGCGCCGACGGCCGCTTCACCCCGGCCGAGGCCCCCGAACAGACCAGGGTGGTCAGCGAGAAGACCGCCAAGACGCTCGCCACCATGCTGGAATCCGTGGTCGGCGACGAGGAGGGCACCGGAACGAAGGCCAAGATCCCCGGCTACCGGGTCGCGGGCAAGACCGGAACGGCCAACCGCGTCGACCCGGTACGCGGCGGCTACCACGGCTACACCGCCTCCTTCGCCGGCTTCGCCCCCGCCGACAACCCCCAGATCACCGTCTACTGCGCGATCCAGAACCCCGTCAAGGGCAACTACTTCGGCGGCCAGATCTGCGGCCCCATCTACAAGCAGGTCATGGAGTTCGCGCTGAAGACGCTCCAGACCCCGCCGTCCGGCAGCGAGCCGGCCAGGCTGCCGGTGTTTTCCAAGCCCGACGAGTGA
- a CDS encoding UDP-N-acetylmuramoyl-L-alanyl-D-glutamate--2,6-diaminopimelate ligase, producing MTTITPDPGNRNGKPRTPGPSLRERPGAPGTLTAVPHAEQSRTTPKDAPVNYPGAPRPDRLRPTSLGELAARLGAEPPGTGEVTGITHDSRAVRPGDLYAALPGARLHGADFTAQAAGLGAAAILTDPDGAERAAATGLPVLVTEDPRGRMGELAAEIYGHPGTDLLQIGITGTSGKTTTAYLVEGGFRGAGRDTGLIGTVEMRIGDERIKSERTTPEATDLQALYAVMRERGVDAVTMEVSSHALVLGRVDGCVFDVAVFNNLSPEHMEFHSGMEDYFQAKAQLFTPRRSRQGVVNFDDEYGRRLITEASVPLTTFSAEGHPDADWRAEDVEVGPLGSTFTVVGPKDERATARAPLPGPFNVANTLAAIVTLAVAGIDPQTAADGVAAVPGVPGRLERVDAGQPYLALVDYAHKTDAVESVLRSLQKVTEGKLHIVLGCGGDRDTTKRGPMGAAAARLADTAVLTSDNPRSEDPLGILAAMLAGAAEVPVHERGDVLVDADRAAAIAAAVGRAGPGDTVLVAGKGHEQGQDVHGVVRPFDDRVVLRAAIERSLGDESATPRASTHENNSQG from the coding sequence GTGACAACCATCACCCCTGATCCCGGGAACCGGAACGGGAAGCCCCGTACCCCCGGCCCCTCACTTCGCGAGAGGCCGGGTGCGCCCGGTACGCTCACCGCCGTGCCCCACGCTGAACAGTCCCGAACCACCCCGAAGGACGCGCCTGTGAACTACCCGGGAGCGCCCCGCCCGGATCGGCTGCGGCCGACCTCCCTCGGCGAGCTGGCAGCCCGGCTGGGAGCCGAACCGCCGGGCACCGGCGAAGTCACCGGCATCACCCACGACTCCCGGGCCGTACGCCCCGGAGATCTGTACGCGGCCCTGCCGGGCGCCCGTCTGCACGGCGCCGACTTCACCGCCCAGGCGGCCGGCCTCGGCGCCGCCGCGATCCTCACCGACCCGGACGGCGCCGAACGCGCCGCCGCCACCGGACTCCCGGTGCTGGTCACCGAGGACCCGCGCGGCCGGATGGGCGAACTCGCCGCCGAGATCTACGGCCACCCCGGCACCGACCTGCTCCAGATCGGCATCACCGGGACCTCCGGCAAGACCACCACCGCCTACCTCGTCGAAGGCGGCTTCCGGGGCGCCGGACGCGACACCGGCCTCATCGGCACCGTCGAGATGCGGATCGGCGACGAGCGCATCAAGTCCGAGCGCACCACCCCCGAAGCCACCGATCTCCAGGCCCTGTACGCCGTCATGCGCGAACGCGGCGTGGACGCGGTGACCATGGAGGTCTCCAGCCACGCGCTGGTGCTCGGCCGGGTCGACGGCTGCGTCTTCGACGTCGCCGTCTTCAACAACCTCAGCCCGGAGCACATGGAGTTCCACTCCGGCATGGAGGACTACTTCCAGGCCAAGGCGCAGCTGTTCACCCCCCGGCGCAGCCGGCAGGGCGTCGTCAACTTCGACGACGAGTACGGCCGCAGGCTGATCACCGAGGCGTCCGTCCCCCTCACCACCTTCTCCGCCGAGGGCCACCCGGACGCCGACTGGCGGGCCGAGGACGTCGAGGTCGGCCCGCTCGGGTCCACCTTCACCGTCGTCGGTCCCAAGGACGAGCGGGCCACCGCCAGGGCCCCGCTGCCCGGCCCGTTCAACGTCGCCAACACCCTGGCCGCGATCGTCACCCTCGCCGTCGCCGGCATCGACCCGCAGACCGCGGCCGACGGCGTCGCCGCCGTGCCCGGGGTGCCCGGCCGGCTGGAGCGGGTCGACGCGGGACAGCCGTACCTCGCACTCGTCGACTACGCGCACAAGACCGACGCCGTCGAGTCGGTGCTGCGCTCCCTGCAGAAGGTCACCGAGGGCAAGCTGCACATCGTCCTCGGCTGCGGCGGCGACCGCGACACCACCAAGCGCGGCCCGATGGGCGCTGCCGCGGCCCGGCTCGCCGACACCGCCGTCCTGACCTCAGACAACCCCCGCTCCGAGGACCCGCTCGGCATCCTCGCCGCGATGCTCGCCGGCGCCGCCGAAGTGCCCGTGCACGAACGCGGCGACGTCCTGGTCGACGCCGACCGGGCCGCCGCCATCGCCGCCGCCGTCGGCCGGGCCGGACCCGGCGACACCGTGCTGGTCGCCGGCAAGGGCCACGAGCAGGGCCAGGACGTCCACGGCGTGGTCCGGCCCTTCGACGACCGGGTGGTCCTGCGCGCGGCCATCGAGCGGTCCCTGGGAGACGAGAGCGCCACCCCCCGTGCCTCCACCCACGAGAACAACAGTCAGGGATGA
- the murF gene encoding UDP-N-acetylmuramoyl-tripeptide--D-alanyl-D-alanine ligase, whose protein sequence is MIALSLAEIAEIVGGQSYDIPDPAAIVSGPVVSDSRQVRQGSLFVAFAGERADGHDYARGAVEAGAAAVLAARPVGVPAIVVDDVVAALGALARAVVGRLGTTVVALTGSAGKTSTKDLIAQLLERKGPTVYPEGNLNNEIGLPLTALRATEETRHLVLEMGARYIGDICYLTGLVPPRIGLVLNVGTAHIGEFGGREQIAQAKGEMVESLPEDGLAVLNADDPLVRAMTSRTKARVLLFGEAADADVRGENVRLTDDGRPAFRLHTPTGCSDVTMRLYGEHHVSNALAAAAVAHELGLSADEIAEALSEAGTLSRWRMEVTERPDGVTFVNDAYNANPESVKAALRALVAMGKGRRTWAVLGLMAELGDASLAEHDAVGRLAVRLNVSKLVAVGGREASWLQLGAYNEGSWGEESVHVSDAQAAVDLLRSELRPGDVVLVKASRSVGLEQVVTALLENATEGEVAGR, encoded by the coding sequence GTGATCGCCCTTTCCCTCGCCGAGATCGCCGAAATCGTCGGCGGGCAGTCGTACGACATACCGGATCCGGCAGCAATCGTCAGCGGGCCGGTCGTCAGCGACTCCCGCCAGGTGCGGCAAGGCAGCCTCTTCGTCGCCTTCGCCGGCGAACGGGCCGACGGCCACGACTACGCCCGGGGCGCCGTCGAGGCGGGCGCCGCGGCCGTCCTGGCCGCCCGTCCCGTCGGCGTGCCCGCGATCGTCGTCGACGACGTCGTCGCGGCGCTCGGCGCGCTCGCCCGCGCGGTCGTCGGCCGCCTCGGCACCACCGTCGTCGCCCTCACCGGATCCGCGGGCAAGACCTCCACGAAGGACCTCATCGCCCAGCTCCTGGAGCGCAAGGGCCCCACGGTCTACCCCGAGGGCAACCTCAACAACGAGATCGGCCTGCCGCTCACCGCGCTGCGGGCCACGGAGGAGACCCGCCACCTCGTCCTGGAGATGGGCGCCCGCTACATCGGCGACATCTGTTACCTCACCGGCCTCGTGCCGCCGAGGATCGGCCTCGTCCTCAACGTCGGCACCGCGCACATCGGCGAGTTCGGCGGCCGGGAGCAGATCGCCCAGGCCAAGGGCGAGATGGTCGAGTCGCTCCCCGAGGACGGCCTCGCCGTGCTCAACGCCGACGACCCCCTCGTACGCGCCATGACCTCCCGCACCAAGGCCCGGGTGCTGCTCTTCGGCGAAGCCGCGGATGCGGACGTACGGGGCGAGAACGTGCGGCTCACCGACGACGGACGCCCCGCGTTCCGCCTCCACACACCCACCGGGTGCAGCGATGTGACCATGCGCCTGTACGGTGAGCACCACGTGTCGAACGCGCTCGCCGCGGCCGCCGTCGCCCATGAGTTGGGCCTGTCCGCAGACGAGATCGCCGAGGCGCTCTCCGAGGCGGGCACCCTCTCCCGCTGGCGCATGGAGGTCACCGAGCGTCCGGACGGCGTGACGTTCGTCAATGACGCCTACAACGCCAACCCCGAATCCGTGAAGGCAGCGCTGCGCGCGCTGGTCGCCATGGGGAAGGGGCGTCGTACGTGGGCGGTGCTCGGCCTGATGGCCGAGCTCGGCGACGCCTCGCTCGCCGAGCACGACGCGGTCGGACGGCTCGCCGTCCGGCTCAACGTCAGCAAGCTCGTCGCGGTCGGGGGCAGAGAAGCCTCCTGGCTGCAACTGGGCGCATACAACGAGGGTTCGTGGGGTGAGGAGTCGGTGCATGTGTCCGACGCACAGGCTGCCGTCGATCTGTTGCGCAGTGAACTGCGCCCGGGAGACGTCGTGCTGGTGAAGGCGTCCCGGTCGGTCGGCCTGGAGCAGGTCGTTACGGCACTGCTGGAGAACGCGACCGAGGGCGAGGTCGCGGGCCGATGA
- the mraY gene encoding phospho-N-acetylmuramoyl-pentapeptide-transferase — MRQILFAGAIGLFLTLVGTPLLIKLLARKGYGQFIRDDGPRTHGSKKGTPTMGGIAFILATIIAYVLAKVITGEDMRFSGVLVLFLMAGMGLVGFLDDYIKIVKQRSLGLRAKAKMAGQLIVGIAFAVLSLQFADARGNTPASTKLSFVEDFGWSIGPVLFVVWALFMILAMSNGVNLTDGLDGLATGASVMVFGAYTFIGLWQFQESCANAATLTNPSACFEVRDPLDLAVVASALMGSCFGFLWWNTSPAKIFMGDTGSLALGGALAGLAICSRTEFLMAVLGGLFVMITMSVVIQVGSFKMTGKRVFRMAPLQHHFELKGWSEVLVVVRFWIIQGMCVIVGLGLFYAGWAAKK; from the coding sequence ATGAGGCAGATCCTCTTCGCGGGGGCCATCGGGCTCTTCCTGACCCTGGTCGGCACTCCGCTGCTGATCAAGCTGCTGGCCCGCAAGGGATACGGGCAGTTCATCCGGGACGACGGCCCGCGTACCCACGGCTCCAAGAAGGGCACGCCCACCATGGGCGGCATCGCCTTCATCCTGGCGACGATCATCGCGTACGTCCTGGCGAAGGTGATCACCGGCGAGGACATGCGCTTCTCCGGTGTGCTGGTCCTCTTCCTGATGGCGGGGATGGGTCTCGTCGGCTTCCTCGACGACTACATCAAGATCGTCAAGCAGCGCTCGCTGGGTCTGCGGGCCAAGGCGAAGATGGCCGGCCAGCTGATCGTCGGCATCGCCTTCGCGGTGCTCTCGCTCCAGTTCGCCGACGCCCGCGGCAACACCCCCGCCTCCACCAAGCTCTCGTTCGTCGAGGACTTCGGCTGGTCGATCGGCCCGGTGCTGTTCGTGGTCTGGGCGCTCTTCATGATCCTCGCCATGTCCAACGGCGTGAACCTGACGGACGGTCTGGACGGCCTCGCCACCGGCGCCTCGGTGATGGTCTTCGGTGCCTACACCTTCATCGGGCTCTGGCAGTTCCAGGAGTCCTGCGCCAACGCGGCCACCCTCACCAACCCGAGCGCCTGCTTCGAGGTACGAGATCCGCTCGACCTCGCCGTCGTGGCGTCCGCCCTGATGGGCTCCTGCTTCGGCTTCCTGTGGTGGAACACCTCGCCGGCCAAGATCTTCATGGGGGACACCGGCTCGCTCGCCCTCGGCGGCGCGCTCGCCGGTCTGGCGATCTGCTCCCGCACCGAGTTCCTGATGGCGGTGCTCGGCGGCCTCTTCGTGATGATCACGATGTCCGTCGTCATCCAGGTCGGCTCGTTCAAGATGACCGGCAAGCGCGTCTTCCGGATGGCACCGCTCCAGCACCACTTCGAACTCAAGGGGTGGTCCGAAGTCCTTGTCGTGGTCCGCTTCTGGATCATCCAGGGCATGTGCGTGATCGTCGGCCTCGGCCTCTTCTACGCGGGATGGGCAGCCAAGAAGTGA
- the murD gene encoding UDP-N-acetylmuramoyl-L-alanine--D-glutamate ligase, translating into MSNVDWQGKHVTVAGLGVSGIPAARALHGLGALVTVVNDGDDARSRTQAAELEAQGITVRLGDGDTLPKSTELIVTAPGWKPGKPLFAAAAEAGVPVWGDVELAWRLRGQDGRKPAPWLAVTGTNGKTTTVRMLASILEAAGLRTAAVGNIGVSLLDAVLGEETYDVLAVELSSYQLHWSPSLRAHSAAVLNLAPDHLDWHGSMEAYAADKGRIYEGNQVACVYNAADPATEDLVREADVEEGCRAIGFTLSTPGPSQLGVVDGILVDRAFVANRQKQAQELAEVADVNPPAPHNIANALAAAALARAFGVEPAAVRDGLRAFRPDPHRIEHVADIDGVAYIDDSKATNTHAAEASLASYDPIVWIAGGLAKGATFDELVTGCAKRLRGVVLMGADRALIREALARHAPEVPVVDLDRTDTGAMSEAVCEAARLARPGDTVLMAPACASMDMFVNYNKRGEAFADAVRARAAESA; encoded by the coding sequence GTGAGCAACGTGGACTGGCAGGGCAAGCACGTCACGGTCGCCGGACTCGGGGTCTCCGGGATCCCGGCGGCCCGCGCGCTGCACGGCCTCGGCGCCCTCGTCACCGTGGTCAACGACGGGGACGACGCGCGCTCGCGGACCCAGGCCGCGGAGCTGGAGGCACAGGGCATCACCGTGCGCCTCGGCGACGGGGACACCCTGCCGAAGTCCACCGAGCTGATCGTCACCGCCCCGGGCTGGAAGCCCGGCAAGCCGCTGTTCGCCGCGGCCGCCGAAGCGGGCGTCCCGGTCTGGGGCGACGTCGAACTCGCCTGGCGGCTGCGCGGACAGGACGGCAGGAAGCCGGCCCCCTGGCTCGCGGTCACCGGCACCAACGGCAAGACGACGACCGTACGGATGCTCGCCTCGATCCTGGAGGCGGCCGGGCTGCGCACCGCGGCCGTCGGCAACATCGGCGTCTCCCTCCTGGACGCCGTCCTCGGCGAGGAGACGTACGACGTGCTCGCCGTCGAGCTCTCCAGCTACCAGCTGCACTGGTCGCCCTCGCTGCGCGCCCACTCCGCGGCCGTGCTCAACCTGGCGCCCGACCACCTCGACTGGCACGGCTCCATGGAGGCGTACGCCGCCGACAAGGGCCGGATCTACGAGGGCAACCAGGTCGCCTGCGTCTACAACGCGGCGGACCCCGCCACCGAGGACCTGGTGCGCGAGGCGGACGTCGAGGAGGGCTGCCGGGCCATCGGCTTCACCCTCTCCACCCCCGGACCCTCCCAGCTCGGCGTGGTCGACGGCATCCTCGTCGACCGGGCCTTCGTGGCCAACCGGCAGAAGCAGGCGCAGGAGCTGGCCGAGGTCGCGGACGTGAACCCGCCCGCCCCGCACAACATCGCCAACGCGCTGGCCGCCGCCGCGCTGGCCCGCGCCTTCGGCGTCGAGCCGGCCGCCGTGCGCGACGGGCTGCGGGCCTTCCGCCCGGACCCCCACCGCATCGAGCACGTCGCGGACATCGACGGGGTCGCGTACATCGACGACTCCAAGGCCACCAACACGCACGCCGCCGAGGCGTCCCTCGCGTCCTACGACCCGATCGTCTGGATCGCCGGCGGCCTGGCCAAGGGCGCCACCTTCGACGAACTGGTGACCGGGTGCGCGAAGCGCCTGCGGGGCGTCGTGCTGATGGGCGCGGACCGGGCCCTGATCCGCGAAGCCCTCGCGCGACACGCGCCCGAGGTCCCGGTGGTCGACCTCGACCGGACCGACACTGGGGCGATGTCCGAGGCGGTCTGCGAGGCGGCACGGCTCGCCCGGCCGGGAGACACCGTACTGATGGCCCCGGCCTGCGCCTCGATGGACATGTTCGTCAACTACAACAAGCGGGGCGAGGCCTTCGCGGACGCCGTCCGCGCACGCGCCGCCGAGAGCGCCTGA